One Actinosynnema pretiosum DNA segment encodes these proteins:
- a CDS encoding ornithine cyclodeaminase family protein yields the protein MGAGERVVSAVRVLSEERSAELATPELAFGAARAALLAAAGGEATTFPVVVGHAHERANRFTVKSASTPEVAGVKVGAYWPGNADAPRHNSTILLLDNGTGRLAAVVEAGAANALRTAAADAVAVDALSREDSRSMAIFGSGNQALHECVAVARVRRLERIVVVARSGGEEFVRALRARGLPAEPGGPEAACASDIVVTATTARAPLFDARWLRPGAHVSSMGSDARGKQELPPELLATATLFCDLPEQSREIGEFQHAPADAPVTALGHVLAGAARGRRSAEEITAFDSSGLAVQDLHLALALLAADRASG from the coding sequence GTGGGCGCGGGTGAACGGGTGGTGAGCGCGGTGCGGGTGCTGTCGGAGGAGCGGAGCGCCGAGCTGGCGACCCCGGAGCTGGCGTTCGGGGCGGCGCGGGCGGCGCTGCTGGCGGCGGCGGGCGGGGAGGCCACGACGTTCCCGGTGGTCGTCGGCCACGCGCACGAGCGGGCGAACCGCTTCACCGTGAAGTCCGCGTCCACGCCGGAGGTCGCGGGCGTGAAGGTCGGCGCGTACTGGCCGGGCAACGCCGACGCGCCCAGGCACAACTCGACGATCCTGCTGCTGGACAACGGGACCGGCCGCCTGGCCGCCGTGGTGGAGGCGGGCGCGGCGAACGCCCTGCGCACGGCGGCGGCGGACGCGGTCGCGGTGGACGCGTTGTCCCGCGAGGACTCCCGCAGCATGGCGATCTTCGGTTCGGGGAACCAGGCGCTGCACGAGTGCGTGGCGGTGGCGCGGGTGCGGCGGCTGGAGCGGATCGTGGTGGTGGCCAGGAGCGGCGGGGAGGAGTTCGTCCGGGCGCTGCGCGCCAGGGGCCTGCCCGCCGAGCCGGGCGGCCCGGAGGCCGCGTGCGCCAGCGACATCGTGGTCACCGCGACCACCGCGCGCGCCCCGCTGTTCGACGCGCGCTGGCTGCGCCCCGGCGCGCACGTGTCCAGCATGGGCTCGGACGCGCGCGGCAAGCAGGAGCTCCCGCCCGAGCTGCTGGCCACCGCGACCCTGTTCTGCGACCTGCCCGAGCAGTCGAGGGAGATCGGCGAGTTCCAGCACGCCCCCGCCGACGCCCCGGTGACCGCACTGGGCCACGTCCTGGCGGGCGCGGCGCGGGGCAGGCGGTCGGCGGAGGAGATCACCGCGTTCGACAGCTCGGGCCTGGCCGTGCAGGACCTGCACCTGGCGCTGGCGCTGCTGGCGGCGGACCGGGCCTCGGGGTGA
- a CDS encoding pectate lyase: MGALLLAAVTVAAGAGSASAAGSAFPSPNGSQGVGAKIKVSGSYDGGLKRFYGTGDLGNGGQDEGQSPLFELANGATLSNVVLGSPAADGVHCLGTCTLNNVWWEDVGEDAATLKGSSSSQKMTVNGGGARKASDKVFQHNGPGTIHIKNFQVDDFGKLYRSCGNCGTQYKRNVILENVTAYSPGKVLAGINTNYGDTAKYTNVTIVGDSSKKIVVCEKYKGVTSGEPSKIGSGPDSTNCLYSSSNITYR, encoded by the coding sequence ATGGGCGCGCTGCTGCTGGCCGCGGTGACGGTCGCGGCGGGCGCGGGGAGCGCGTCGGCAGCCGGGAGCGCGTTCCCGTCGCCGAACGGCTCGCAGGGGGTCGGGGCGAAGATCAAGGTGTCCGGGTCGTACGACGGTGGCCTCAAGCGGTTCTACGGCACCGGCGACCTGGGCAACGGCGGTCAGGACGAAGGGCAGTCGCCGCTCTTCGAGCTGGCCAACGGGGCCACGCTGTCCAACGTCGTGCTGGGCTCGCCCGCCGCCGACGGCGTGCACTGCCTGGGCACCTGCACGCTGAACAACGTGTGGTGGGAGGACGTCGGCGAGGACGCCGCGACGCTCAAGGGCTCCTCCTCGTCGCAGAAGATGACCGTGAACGGCGGCGGCGCGCGCAAGGCGTCGGACAAGGTGTTCCAGCACAACGGGCCGGGCACGATCCACATCAAGAACTTCCAGGTCGACGATTTCGGGAAGCTCTACCGCTCGTGCGGCAACTGCGGCACCCAGTACAAGCGGAATGTGATCCTGGAGAACGTGACCGCGTACTCGCCGGGCAAGGTCCTCGCCGGGATCAACACGAACTACGGAGACACCGCGAAGTACACGAACGTCACGATCGTCGGCGACAGCAGCAAGAAGATCGTGGTGTGCGAGAAGTACAAGGGCGTCACGAGCGGCGAGCCGAGCAAGATCGGCAGCGGCCCGGACAGCACGAACTGCCTGTACTCCTCGTCGAACATCACCTACCGGTAG